In one window of Pristiophorus japonicus isolate sPriJap1 chromosome 9, sPriJap1.hap1, whole genome shotgun sequence DNA:
- the LOC139273427 gene encoding histone H2B 1.2-like has product MPEEKKPASKKGAKKIIKKTPPKGGKKRRKSRKESYSIYIYKVMKQVHPDTGISSKAMGIMNSFVNDIFERIAGEASRLAHYNKRRTISSREIQTAVRLLLPGELAKHAVSEGTKAVTKYTSSK; this is encoded by the coding sequence atgcctgaggagaagaaaccagcttcgaaaaagggtgccaagaaaataatcaagaaaacaccaccgaagggcggcaagaagcgcagaaagtcgaggaaggagagttactccatctacatctacaaagtgatgaagcaggttcaccccgacaccgggatCTCCTCCAAGgcaatgggcatcatgaactcgtttgtgaacgatattttcgagcgcatcgcgggtgaggcttcccgcctggcccattataacaaacgccgcaccatcagctcccgggagatccagaccgccgtgcgcctgctgctgcccggggagctggccaagcacgccgtgtcggaagggacaaaggcggtgaccaaatacaccagctccaagtaa